The proteins below are encoded in one region of Cucurbita pepo subsp. pepo cultivar mu-cu-16 chromosome LG10, ASM280686v2, whole genome shotgun sequence:
- the LOC111803716 gene encoding zinc finger protein ZAT4-like, with the protein MCRNEVIGDPLVANLMERDRSQSSPENSTSHDGGDTPPMTLIGTPDDVIVSSSFSMPPTMTFDMAPSSSPETYGRKRGRVEQHVGGSSSGSGHKGKKKGELIDPPSTDPKCATCGKAFGSWKAVFGHLRSHPERDYRGAFPPPKVWEEMLQQEARQGSSGMTIGRSVGGEMGMSPPSGRGIGIDLNDPDEQGARREGFPFDLNMPAPEDEEDEEDDDNNES; encoded by the coding sequence ATGTGTAGGAATGAAGTTATCGGAGATCCCCTTGTTGCTAATTTGATGGAAAGGGACCGTAGCCAAAGCTCCCCGGAAAACTCGACATCCCATGACGGTGGCGACACCCCTCCCATGACTCTCATTGGTACCCCTGACGATGTCATAGTGTCGTCTTCCTTCTCAATGCCTCCTACGATGACATTCGACATGGCTCCATCGTCTTCGCCGGAGACTTATGGGAGGAAGAGAGGCCGTGTCGAGCAACATGTAGGAGGGTCGAGTAGTGGTAGTGGACataaagggaagaagaaaggggaATTAATTGACCCGCCTTCAACCGACCCGAAATGTGCCACTTGTGGCAAGGCTTTTGGGTCGTGGAAGGCGGTGTTCGGGCACTTGCGATCGCACCCTGAGCGAGACTATCGCGGTGCCTTCCCACCACCGAAAGTTTGGGAGGAGATGCTTCAACAAGAAGCTAGACAAGGTAGTAGCGGGATGACGATTGGTCGCAGTGTTGGAGGCGAGATGGGGATGTCTCCTCCGTCTGGTAGGGGTATCGGAATTGATCTTAACGACCCAGACGAGCAAGGGGCTCGTAGGGAGGGATTCCCTTTTGATCTCAATATGCCTGCACCGGAGGACGAGGAGGACGAGGAGGACGACGACAATAATGAAAgttaa